Sequence from the Miscanthus floridulus cultivar M001 chromosome 16, ASM1932011v1, whole genome shotgun sequence genome:
TATGCTGTGTGCATGTGTCCCTCTCACTCAAATCAGTGACTTCTGACTGCTTGTCGACTACTCCTTGCTGCATCTGCATGCATTATGCATGCATGGTTGGTGATGGTATGCATCAGCGCACAGGTGAGCTCAGCACAGCTGCTGTAAGCAAAGGTCGTCCAGGCTCCAGAGGCTGTCCTCGAGATCCCCGAACCCAAAGTCCGGCAGGTCGATCATGGACATGGAGCTGGAGTCGTTGTCAGGGCcgccggtggcggtggcggtggcgagaAGCTCCGACCAGGTTGTCCCGGTGAACACGTTGTCGTCGTCAGTCGTGGTTGGCCTGCAGCTTTGGTCGTTGGTCGGGGTCGCTGCACTGGCCGCCGAGGTGTAAGCTGCAGCAGTGTAATGCGATGCGTCGTCCGCCGTGAGCGACGACGGCCGCAGCATGCTGGAGGCGTCGTCGGGGCTCAGGGCCGTGGCCGTCGCCGCCATCTGGCCTGCTGGCTCGCTGTAGtattggtggtgatggtggtcaGCTTCGCTCGCCGCCGCCTCGCCTTGCTGGTGCACAAGGTGTTGGCTTCCGTAGTAGTTATAACACGCAGGTGGCGCGCTGGCCGTGGTGGTCGCCGGCGGAGCCTGTATGCCGCCATATCTGGCGTCGGCCTGGACGCGCTCTCGGAGGCGAGGCATCCAGACGTGGCGCACGACGTGGCGGAAGCTGGCGCTGTTGACGTCGCAGCGGAGGTGCCTGGCGTGCTTCTGCACTCGGGTGCGCCAGTAGTTCTTGATCTCGTTGTCCGTGCGCCCGGGGAGCTGCTGCGCGATCTTGGACCAGCGGTTGCCCCAGCGCGAGTGCAGGTCCAGGATCAGCAGCTGCTCCTTCGCGGTGATGTTGCCCCGCCGCACGTCGGGCCGCAGGTAGTTGAGCCACCGGAGGCGGCAGCTCTTGCCCGTGCGCTTCAGGCCCGCGGAGCGGGCGAGCGAGTTCCAGCGGCCCTCGCCGTGGGCGGCGATGTAGTTCACGAGCAGGATGTCCTCGTCCACCGTCCAGGGGCCCCTCCGGAGGTCGGCGGCGGCCTCGTCGTCTTTGCTACTGCCGCCACCTGGGGCGGCtggtgctgcggcggcggcaggcgCGGAGGACGTCGCCGAGCTGCCGGGGCTCATGGCCAGCATCACCTGGTCCAGGTCCTCCAAGCCCGCCACCAAGGCCATGGCCATGTCCATGTTGCTTGCCAGTGGTGGATCGGATGAGGTGATGAGTTAGCTCGATGAGCTGCGGTGGAGAAGAGCAAGAAAAAAGTGACGATCAGCCGATGATGGAGTGAGAGTTGAGGGGTTGATCGAGGAGGATCGAGACAGACGACGGGGAGACCGGGAGGAGGAGGGGGTTTATATAGCTCGACCTGCCAGCTGACGACGATGTGAGGACGACGGATCGGAGTGCGTGTGCGTGTTCGCGTGTCGCCGTACTAAACAATTCGACCGGAGCAAGGAAATGAAACAGGTTGCGACCTCTGACCGTTGACGACGACGACTCGGCCCCCGTcagctgctggctgctgcctcGCCGGTCGCCGGTCGCCACTCGCCACCACCACAAGTTTGGTTGCGTTGCGTCTCCTATTCCTGTCGTGTCCTGTCCTCTGCgcctttttctttctttatttctttttgtCTCTTCGTCAGGATGCAGCGTCGTCTATTGTATGGATGAATATGTGATATGTCCCATTCAAATCTGGAGACACTCAGGTTAAGTTGAGCATTTAAATTCATGTGAATAATACCACAAAAAAATCAACCAACTGAACTATGATCGGTTTGCTCTGCTGATTTCTTTTATATTAGTATAGTTAGTACTACTTTAAGATGATGTTAGGAATTATTTTGATTCCAATAGTTAGTACTACTACAAGATAGATTTAGGAATTATTAGGATTTTCTAGTAGTGGACCCAAGGTCCGGCGACCCTGGGCGCCCGCCTGGGCTCTGGGCTCTGGTACCGGCGCACACTTAGTCCATCATCGCAACATCCTTAGTTAGAAGCTTCAAATCGATCGGTGTCTTAAGGCTCATATGTATACCTTgtactactacaaaaatgattttacgGGACACTGCACAAACAATAACTGAGGCGGTCATAAAATCCAACCGCTTCGCAAAATACCCgacgattaacggaggcggttgttTTATTTACGGAAGCACCAAAAAAAGACCGCCTCACAAAATCGATTTATGGATATGGTCGTTTTATTTACGGAGGTGGTCAGGAAATGTCTGCCTCCGAAAATGAATTTACAAGACGACCGTCTTCAGACAACCGCCTCCAACAATAGtctattttcagaggcggttatCGGCGGTTGTCCTAAGGCACCCGCCTCAGTATAAATACATTTTCCCAGGCGTCCCACTATAAGGCCCGTCTCCAAAAATACTGGCCCAGCTCCAAGCCTAGGCAAAGCCCATATCTATCCTTCTACGGTTCTACCAGGCTCATATATAAGCTGGACTTGGGGTTTCTTTTGAGTTCATTCCTCTCCCCACTCCCCCATAGCCGATGGTGCCCTCTCCCCCCCCCCactctctctccccttccctccctccctccactcCAATGTCGCATGACCGGTGGCCGACGGGGGAGCTCACGCGGTCGCGTTGCGTAGTAGTGTAGGCAGCGGTGGTGGCACCCCTCCACCTGAGCACGGCTACTGCACCACTCCTCCACAAAGAGCACGGCGGTGGCGCCCCTCGCCCACCCTagcaggcagcggcggcggcaccccTCCGAGCAGCGGCCACGTTCTTCTCCCTCAGATCCGGTGAGCCCGATGTCCATCAGGCGGCGGCGAGCCGAATCCCAGCGAATCCCAGCGGCGTGGGGTGGATCCCAGCGACCCGATAGGAGCAGCaccctctcttcctcttcctccctgtGGATCTCAGCGGCGCGTGGCAGATCCCGACGGCGCGGGGCTCCTCCCGGAGGATGCCGGCAGCGTGGTGCTCCTTCCGGCGACCCTGGGCGCCCGCCTGGGCTCTGGGCTCTGGTGCCGGCGCACACTTAGTTCATCATCGCAACATCCTTAGTTAGAAGCTTCAAATCGATCGGTGTCTTAAGGCTCATACGTATACcctgcactactacaaaaatgattttacgAGACACTGCGCAAACAATAACTGAGGCGGTCATAAAATCCAAGCGCTTAGCAAAATGCCCGACAATTAACGTAGGCGGTTGTTTTATTTACGAAGGCACCAAAAAAGATTGCCTCACAAAATCGATTTATGGATACAGTCGTTTTATTTACGGAGGTGGTCAGGAAATGTCTGCCTCCGAAAATGAATTTACAAGGCGGCCGTCTTAAGACAACCGCCTCAAACAATAAtttattttcagaggcggttatCGGCGGTTGTCCTAAGACACCCACCTCCGTATAAATACATTTTCCCAGGCATCCCACTATAAGGTCCGCCTCCAAAAATACTGGCCCAGCTCTGAGCCTAGGCAAAGCCTATATCTATCCTTCTACGGTTCTACCAAGCTCATATATAAGCTGGACTTGGGGTTTCTTTTGAGTTCATTCCTCTCCCCACTCCCCCACAGCCGATGGCGCCCCCCCCCATCTCACATGACCAGTGCCCGACAGGGGAGCTCACGCGGTCGCGTTGCGTAGTAGTGTAGGCAGCGGTGGTGGCACCCCTCCACCCGAGCACGGCGGCGGCACCACTCCTCCACAAAGAGCACGGCGGTGGCGCCCCTTCCCCACCCGATCAGGCAGCGGCGGCAGCGCCCCTCCGAGCAACGGCCACGCTCTTCTCCCTCAGATCCGGCGTGCCCGATGTCCACCAGGCGGCGGCGAGCCAGATCCCAGCGAATCCCGGCGGCGTGGGGTGGATCCCAGCGACCCGACAGGAGCAGCACCCTCACTTCCTCTTCCTCCCTGTGGATCTCGGCGGCGCGTGGCGGATCCCGACGGCGCGGGGCTCCTCCCGGCAGATGCCGGCAGCGTGGTGCTCCTTCCAGCGGATCCAACAACGTGCAGATCCGGCAGCAGCAGCTCTTCCGCGAGATCCAGGCGCCAGCGGCGGCGTGATGCGGCAGGGGAGGCCACGTTGGTGGGCTTGGGCTCAGGCTCGGGCTcaccagttttttttttgttttttgtgattCATTTTCGCCTCCATAAATTTCGATTTTCGCAACCGGGTAAACTGTCCGCCTCCACAAATTTCGATTTCCGCAGACCTTGTGATGCAGGCGTTTGTGTTGCCCTCCTGGGAAATGCGGCTTTGCCCGCCTAGGAAAGCCCTTCCCGCAGTAGTGTTGGACGTGCGTCCATACTGCTTGGCTAGTGGGATTATCCTCATATTGAAAGAATTGCTATTTTATTGATGACTTTCAATTTTTAGAAATCCATTTCTAGGTCCAGTTGCAGACCGTCTTTAGAAATATTTTGTTTTTAGAGACCCCGGCTAAAGGCACTTTGAACAACTGACTCTAGAAATTGAATCTGACTCCACTTGAAAAATACCATGTAGCAGTCAAACCATTAAGTCATTCACACTTACTCATTAATCAGATAAATCATAGAACATATTTAGGATTGATAATATtcttctataaatctagtcaaaccaAATAAGTTTAACTTAGTTCAAACCTAGAATGACTTTTTTTTACGAAGGTATCTTTTTGAGTTTTATTCTCTTGGATTCCTTCGTTACCAAATAAAATCTACAACGATTTGTGGGCCTTGTATGTATAATATATTACAATTAATTATTATAGTTCTCAAGGTAAGATGATTACAGATCGAGGTGCTACCGTCGTCGTCTACGAGGAGATCATTAATCGGTGGGTTCGATTGCCGAAAGACAAGCTATGGGGTAAGGACGAACTGATCCGGTCGGATCATCgttacatgcatatgcatagaCCGGTCCCGGGGCATCTTTGAACAGGACCAGAACTTGTTCCTCCGCCGTATGAATTCAAAAGTAGATCGACGGTacgttcgttggttggtttctgggctgataagtctgATTAAtattggtttattgtgagaggaaaacactgttggctggctgaaatGACCGAGCGAACAGGCTTCCATGCTCCCTATGAATTCAAAAGTCGAATCAACAAGATATACTACTAACAGCCATTTAATGAATCCTGCTTTTCGTCAGAGAGATCAACTTGTAGCTTAATAATGTTCTTTATTCAAAGATCCTTTTTTATGTGCACAGTTTTGCACTACTGCTGTATTTATTTTCCTATATGATTGCTTCTCTTTTGAATCGCAGGTGCACCAGTGTGTTTTcttctaaggccccgtttagatgcgaaaatttttggcttttggctactgtagcactttcgtttgtatttggcaaaaattgtccaattatggactatttaggcttaaaagattcgtctcgccaattacgggcaaactgtgcaattagttattctttttacctacatttaatgctccatacatgtgccgcaagatttgatgtgacgagaaatcttgaaaaattttggattttgggtgggatctaaacagggcctaaatagAAATACAGAACACATGTTTTGCATCAGAGGcacacttagggcctgtttg
This genomic interval carries:
- the LOC136514035 gene encoding transcription factor MYB2-like: MDMAMALVAGLEDLDQVMLAMSPGSSATSSAPAAAAAPAAPGGGSSKDDEAAADLRRGPWTVDEDILLVNYIAAHGEGRWNSLARSAGLKRTGKSCRLRWLNYLRPDVRRGNITAKEQLLILDLHSRWGNRWSKIAQQLPGRTDNEIKNYWRTRVQKHARHLRCDVNSASFRHVVRHVWMPRLRERVQADARYGGIQAPPATTTASAPPACYNYYGSQHLVHQQGEAAASEADHHHHQYYSEPAGQMAATATALSPDDASSMLRPSSLTADDASHYTAAAYTSAASAATPTNDQSCRPTTTDDDNVFTGTTWSELLATATATGGPDNDSSSMSMIDLPDFGFGDLEDSLWSLDDLCLQQLC